In Betaproteobacteria bacterium, one genomic interval encodes:
- the lepB gene encoding signal peptidase I, translating into MNFLEAYYSRARVSFVRWDAHMRRHWFWYALPVATLLVLHQFYMLGANVTYSLPGDYYVIERGRAPSKGDITAFYWHGGGPYAPGTMFLKRVAGVAGDEISVQGREVFVNGRLVGTAKETSRAGKPLDIIAPGKIPEGYLYVQSDHKDSLDSRYALTGLINVKQLIGRAHVIY; encoded by the coding sequence ATGAATTTCCTTGAAGCCTATTACAGCCGCGCCCGCGTATCGTTCGTGCGCTGGGATGCGCATATGCGTCGGCACTGGTTCTGGTACGCACTGCCCGTGGCAACACTTCTGGTCTTGCATCAGTTCTACATGCTGGGGGCCAATGTGACTTACAGCCTGCCGGGGGACTATTACGTTATCGAGCGCGGCCGAGCGCCAAGCAAAGGCGACATCACCGCCTTCTACTGGCATGGCGGCGGCCCCTACGCCCCCGGCACGATGTTCCTGAAGCGCGTGGCCGGCGTTGCCGGTGATGAAATTTCCGTGCAAGGCCGCGAGGTATTCGTCAACGGCAGACTGGTGGGCACGGCCAAAGAAACCTCGCGTGCCGGCAAGCCGCTCGACATCATTGCCCCCGGGAAGATTCCCGAAGGCTACCTGTACGTCCAGTCCGACCACAAAGACAGCCTCGACTCGCGCTACGCCTTGACCGGCCTGATCAACGTGAAGCAGCTCATTGGCCGCGCGCATGTCATCTACTAG
- a CDS encoding TraU family protein, which translates to MRRVVFLLCALIGLAVAPRAHAAGCQGAFPNPITDICWSCLFPFSIGSVPLVTLSQDEMYSNFGSPICVCPGYPPKIGVAIGFWEPARMVDVTRTPFCLAGLGGIEIGGGMTRPKGDVGRAENTLRNSFYQAHWYVNPILSWLEAILEFSCVEKAPFDIAYLTEIDPLWNDDELSSILSPEAILFANPVSTAVCGADCVAATISMPLAPLFWCAGCQGSLYPFTGHVAQHQGGVMASTLIAERLAAKMHRMFITRATYGPAAMCDPHSWPEPIMNRQQYKFEMVYPIPQTAKIAGQCCQPIGRTNVLWGAGREFPYKGEDFVYQIFRKNNCCVTFY; encoded by the coding sequence ATGAGAAGGGTCGTTTTTCTGCTTTGCGCGCTAATCGGGCTTGCCGTCGCTCCTCGCGCGCACGCGGCGGGTTGCCAGGGTGCGTTTCCCAATCCCATCACCGACATTTGCTGGTCCTGCCTATTCCCCTTCTCAATCGGCAGCGTACCGTTGGTCACACTTTCCCAAGATGAGATGTATTCCAACTTCGGCAGTCCCATCTGCGTTTGTCCGGGCTACCCGCCCAAAATCGGTGTTGCCATCGGGTTTTGGGAACCCGCGCGCATGGTCGATGTGACGCGCACCCCATTTTGTCTCGCAGGATTGGGGGGCATCGAGATCGGCGGCGGCATGACTCGCCCGAAGGGCGATGTCGGGCGTGCGGAGAACACGCTACGCAACAGTTTTTATCAGGCGCATTGGTACGTGAATCCGATCCTCAGTTGGCTGGAAGCGATATTGGAGTTCTCGTGCGTCGAGAAGGCGCCTTTCGATATTGCCTATCTCACCGAAATTGATCCGCTGTGGAATGACGACGAACTATCGTCGATCCTTTCGCCCGAAGCGATCCTTTTCGCCAACCCTGTTTCGACTGCCGTGTGCGGCGCCGACTGTGTGGCGGCAACGATCTCCATGCCGCTGGCGCCACTATTCTGGTGCGCCGGTTGCCAAGGCAGCCTTTACCCCTTTACCGGCCACGTTGCGCAACACCAAGGCGGCGTGATGGCCTCGACCCTGATCGCGGAGCGCCTGGCCGCGAAAATGCATCGCATGTTTATCACCCGGGCCACTTACGGCCCGGCCGCCATGTGCGATCCGCATTCTTGGCCTGAGCCGATCATGAACCGGCAGCAATACAAATTCGAGATGGTGTATCCGATTCCACAGACCGCGAAGATCGCCGGCCAATGCTGCCAGCCGATCGGACGAACCAACGTCCTATGGGGCGCCGGGCGCGAGTTCCCTTACAAAGGCGAGGACTTCGTCTACCAAATTTTCAGAAAGAACAATTGCTGTGTCACGTTCTATTAG
- the traL gene encoding type IV conjugative transfer system protein TraL, whose translation MNDNDTHEIPRRLNDFPKLFFWDLDVGVIFGTCFVFGTAAGSITLGLIAGMFAGYGWSRLKSGKHPAYAIHWIYWHLPVGKLRRVPPSYIREMLG comes from the coding sequence ATGAACGATAACGACACGCATGAAATTCCGCGCAGGCTCAACGATTTTCCGAAGCTGTTCTTTTGGGATCTCGACGTTGGCGTGATATTCGGGACGTGTTTTGTTTTCGGGACGGCCGCCGGGTCGATCACGTTGGGATTGATTGCGGGAATGTTCGCGGGGTATGGATGGAGCCGCTTGAAATCCGGTAAGCATCCGGCGTATGCCATCCATTGGATCTACTGGCACCTGCCCGTGGGTAAATTGAGACGGGTTCCCCCGTCGTACATTCGGGAGATGCTGGGTTGA
- the trbC gene encoding type-F conjugative transfer system pilin assembly protein TrbC: protein MSRSISALTFAALWWTAHAFAAQPILPTDAEIRNAPVPKFPTAKELQNAPAPSFPVVPAARAPNVDIGNIADRYQQMQRGSVAALSQGDLFVFVSFTIPPASFERILTQAERAGAVLVLRGLHENSMLKTAKKAQALIGTRKVAWQIDPSLYASMGVTAVPAVALAKPGAMVGGCKDATCRKSVDYGLVAGDVTLDYAVQAIIERKPALSPQGTYFLNKLRVPFERTRLVCVGLLRFRLRDCRDLEAVLARHGVCNAGRVVHGRRQNTRADPGHECGPQPGQGLRPGQQCHHQKQDQHRHGIEHRAELYKQRCEQRLLRRVEFERTHRCHDRRLSQRPAECHLQRAILRCGEFQPNQSESASECRHQ from the coding sequence GTGTCACGTTCTATTAGCGCGCTAACTTTTGCGGCACTCTGGTGGACGGCGCATGCCTTCGCCGCGCAACCGATCTTGCCGACGGATGCCGAGATCCGGAATGCCCCGGTACCGAAGTTCCCGACCGCGAAGGAACTGCAGAACGCGCCGGCGCCGAGCTTTCCGGTAGTTCCTGCCGCGCGTGCCCCCAACGTCGATATCGGCAACATCGCGGACAGGTACCAACAAATGCAGCGCGGCAGTGTGGCCGCACTTTCGCAGGGTGATTTATTCGTGTTCGTCTCTTTCACCATTCCCCCGGCGTCCTTCGAGCGCATTCTGACCCAGGCCGAGCGCGCCGGCGCCGTCCTGGTATTGCGCGGTCTACACGAAAATTCGATGCTGAAAACCGCGAAGAAGGCACAAGCGCTGATCGGCACACGCAAGGTCGCTTGGCAAATCGATCCTTCGCTATACGCCAGCATGGGTGTAACCGCCGTACCGGCCGTAGCGCTCGCCAAGCCGGGCGCAATGGTGGGCGGATGTAAAGATGCCACGTGCCGCAAAAGCGTCGACTACGGCCTGGTGGCGGGCGACGTCACCTTGGACTATGCGGTTCAGGCGATCATTGAGCGTAAGCCTGCCTTGAGTCCTCAGGGAACGTACTTTCTGAATAAGCTTAGGGTCCCCTTTGAACGAACGCGCCTTGTTTGCGTTGGGCTGTTGCGCTTTCGTCTGCGGGATTGCCGCGATCTGGAAGCGGTCCTGGCACGCCATGGGGTTTGCAATGCTGGTCGTGTTGTTCATGGCCGCAGGCAAAACACACGCGCAGACCCCGGACATGAATGCGGCCCACAACCAGGCCAAGGCCTTCGGCCAGGCCAACAATGCCACCACCAAAAACAAGATCAACACCGGCACGGCATCGAGCACCGTGCCGAACTATACAAGCAGCGATGCGAACAGCGCCTACTTCGGCGCGTCGAATTTGAGCGCACCCACCGCTGCCATGATCGCCGCCTGTCGCAACGCCCCGCCGAATGCCACCTACAACGGGCAATCTTGCGCTGCGGTGAATTTCAGCCAAACCAATCCGAGTCAGCATCCGAATGCCGGCATCAGTAG
- a CDS encoding DsbC family protein — protein sequence MIKRVAAGVALAVSALTAAGAENTPPIAATLAKLYPATSFETIKPTPVPGVFEVVAGKNVMYVEATGRYFFFGHLFDMSNQQDLTTDVVRQTTRVAFSDLPLADAIKVVRGAGSRSLAIFSDPDCSYCRKLESELAKLADVTLYTFPFVLLNPDSAPRAVSVWCSPDPAKSWARLLAGGTTPAALTCPNPIQRNIALAGRLGVTGTPTLINQYGRVLPGAASAAQIDAFLTTKE from the coding sequence ATGATTAAGCGCGTCGCAGCCGGCGTTGCGTTGGCCGTTAGCGCGCTAACGGCAGCCGGCGCCGAAAACACCCCACCCATTGCCGCGACCCTGGCCAAGCTCTACCCGGCTACTTCATTCGAGACGATCAAGCCCACACCGGTGCCGGGTGTGTTCGAGGTCGTCGCCGGCAAAAACGTGATGTATGTCGAAGCGACCGGGCGCTACTTCTTTTTCGGCCACTTGTTCGACATGAGCAATCAGCAGGACTTAACGACTGATGTCGTGCGCCAAACGACCCGTGTGGCCTTCAGCGATTTGCCTCTCGCCGACGCAATCAAAGTCGTCCGCGGCGCGGGCTCGCGCAGCCTGGCGATTTTTAGCGATCCTGACTGCAGCTATTGTCGCAAGCTTGAGAGTGAGCTTGCGAAGCTAGCCGATGTGACGCTCTACACGTTCCCCTTCGTGCTCCTGAATCCGGATAGCGCGCCGCGCGCGGTCAGCGTGTGGTGTTCTCCCGACCCAGCCAAGTCGTGGGCACGCCTACTTGCCGGCGGGACCACGCCGGCGGCGTTGACGTGTCCCAATCCCATTCAGCGAAATATTGCCCTGGCGGGACGTCTTGGCGTTACCGGGACGCCGACCTTGATCAACCAGTACGGCCGCGTGCTGCCCGGCGCTGCCAGCGCCGCGCAGATCGACGCGTTTCTCACCACGAAAGAGTAA
- a CDS encoding conjugal transfer protein TraB codes for MSDNPSPAGKIDDPAAVKRKQWFWLGTIAIGVLAVSFLGVLFTGTTPLTAPASKPIEKIVTPGSQVSPQDSWIGSAGADIATLKKQVKELSDALNQVKGNAGATALSSSAAGAPLPASAYPGLPPDSTLPPPQAQYPGQPQGAPQVHPKAPQGVNSAQQIFGAARTPVGGVTALPTAVTGTQAVAAEKTTPIFTVDLTPRATNSNAQTGQLPPGAQAAIEGNSAQPKKEIHNISNYIPSGSFGRSVLLGGLDAPTGGQAQSNPHPVLLRVMDHAVLPNKFRGKIKDCFVVAAGYGDLSSERAMIRTESMSCIAKNGNTIDVPLKGWVLGEDGKAGLRGKLISKQGQVLANALLAGVASGIGSALQQSATTYSVSPLGSTSTVQGADAAKAGLGLGVGRALDRLSNYYISLAEKMFPVIEIDSSRVVEIVLQKGVSLDGLFDDVAGTNADDDYPALAQRSRNSMRGGVDD; via the coding sequence ATGAGTGATAACCCGTCGCCGGCCGGCAAGATCGATGATCCCGCCGCGGTCAAACGCAAACAATGGTTCTGGCTTGGCACGATCGCCATTGGCGTGCTCGCGGTGTCCTTTCTCGGCGTGCTGTTCACCGGCACGACGCCACTAACCGCGCCCGCTTCCAAGCCGATCGAGAAAATAGTGACACCCGGCTCGCAGGTGAGTCCGCAGGATTCGTGGATAGGCTCCGCAGGGGCCGACATCGCCACCCTGAAAAAGCAGGTTAAGGAGTTGAGCGACGCGCTCAACCAAGTCAAAGGCAATGCCGGTGCGACGGCGTTGTCTTCGTCCGCAGCCGGCGCGCCGCTTCCCGCAAGCGCCTATCCTGGCCTGCCCCCGGACTCCACGCTCCCACCGCCCCAGGCGCAGTATCCAGGGCAGCCGCAGGGAGCGCCTCAAGTTCACCCCAAGGCGCCCCAAGGTGTGAACTCCGCGCAACAAATCTTCGGTGCGGCACGCACGCCTGTGGGCGGGGTAACGGCACTGCCAACAGCCGTCACCGGCACCCAGGCCGTAGCCGCCGAGAAAACCACCCCGATATTCACAGTCGATCTGACCCCGCGCGCGACCAACTCAAACGCGCAGACGGGCCAGCTCCCGCCTGGCGCGCAAGCCGCCATCGAGGGGAACAGCGCACAGCCGAAGAAGGAAATCCATAACATCTCGAACTACATTCCATCCGGTTCCTTCGGGCGTTCTGTTTTGCTCGGCGGGCTTGATGCGCCCACGGGCGGGCAAGCGCAGTCGAATCCGCACCCCGTATTGCTGCGCGTGATGGATCACGCCGTGTTGCCGAACAAGTTCCGCGGGAAGATCAAGGATTGTTTTGTCGTTGCCGCCGGCTATGGCGATTTGAGCAGCGAGCGCGCGATGATTCGCACGGAATCGATGTCTTGTATCGCCAAGAACGGCAATACCATCGACGTGCCGCTCAAGGGCTGGGTTCTCGGTGAAGACGGTAAAGCCGGCTTGCGCGGCAAGCTCATCTCCAAACAGGGCCAGGTCCTTGCGAACGCCTTGCTGGCCGGGGTGGCCAGCGGCATCGGCAGCGCCTTGCAGCAGAGTGCGACGACCTATTCGGTTTCGCCTCTTGGCTCCACCTCCACCGTTCAAGGTGCCGACGCGGCCAAAGCCGGCTTGGGTCTTGGCGTCGGCCGCGCGCTGGACCGCCTGTCGAATTACTACATTTCGTTGGCGGAAAAAATGTTTCCCGTGATCGAGATCGATAGCAGCCGCGTGGTCGAGATTGTTTTGCAAAAGGGCGTGAGCCTTGATGGATTATTCGATGATGTTGCGGGGACCAACGCCGACGATGACTACCCGGCGCTGGCCCAGCGTAGCCGCAATTCAATGCGCGGGGGAGTCGATGATTAA
- the traE gene encoding type IV conjugative transfer system protein TraE, whose translation MKFLFLKQNLDASRATIAFTSFCLLVSCVANIVFAMAFLKMIGHERTVIVPPTINKTFWVDNEKVSGDYLEQMAAFAGYLSLNVAPSTVDYQNKVLLTYVCPGSYGAFELEGRSTAERIRRDNASQLFLPRSITVDEATLRVALAGSLLTMVNTTQVSNVNKTFLAEFEYRGGKICVKPFTEANPDDPFKPMPLKSAAVSGTSRN comes from the coding sequence TTGAAATTTCTTTTTCTGAAACAGAATCTGGACGCTTCGCGCGCCACCATTGCTTTCACCTCATTTTGTTTGCTGGTGTCGTGTGTCGCCAACATCGTCTTCGCGATGGCGTTTCTAAAGATGATCGGCCACGAGCGGACGGTGATCGTTCCACCGACGATCAACAAGACCTTCTGGGTTGATAACGAAAAGGTCAGTGGTGATTATCTGGAGCAGATGGCCGCTTTCGCGGGTTATCTGAGTTTGAATGTTGCGCCATCGACCGTCGATTACCAGAACAAGGTGTTGCTCACCTATGTTTGCCCGGGCAGCTACGGGGCCTTCGAACTGGAAGGGCGCTCTACCGCCGAGCGCATCCGGCGCGACAACGCCTCACAGCTATTCCTGCCGCGTTCAATCACCGTGGACGAAGCCACGCTGCGGGTGGCCCTGGCCGGGTCCCTGCTGACGATGGTCAATACCACCCAGGTATCCAACGTCAATAAAACCTTCCTGGCCGAGTTTGAATATCGCGGCGGAAAAATCTGCGTGAAGCCGTTCACGGAGGCGAACCCCGACGACCCGTTCAAACCCATGCCGCTCAAGTCTGCCGCTGTGAGCGGTACATCACGCAACTAA
- the traC gene encoding type IV secretion system protein TraC: MTDATNEGYSFERFVDRFRGWTDQVKSQARPTKKSSIDPDEFSASQLASWLPYSSWKEDDEIFINVDSIGFVVEVSPQTGADGDMAQILSALYAHNPDATGVQVSLLASPRISHTARAYGARRIADKRDEGYSSTYGRPERNVNPYRAMVRRRVDYLKKAAREPLAPTVGSLVRVYRCIISYVVPGNVDNLALIKELKMMRIGMRSTLRAAGFPSRQWNPDDLINWNADLLNPQRMFEDGVWIEYDEYKDIRDQIIDRDTHTSIRPDKIVFWKESLAEHVALRNYSVKTYPRVFALWQMSGLIGDLFQGALQYGCPFMITMGVYFKNRDAVTNEAQLRQARATQNAESKMAKYMPQMQQQKQDWDLALKAIDRGETLVDMYHSLALFATNDTLQREEQVARSIWASKGFDINLTERVQLPGLLSHVPMALSTDFYKDLESFKLTSTKLSSNAVHLAPLMGEWSGTETPTMILAGRRGQITTFDFFDNKAGNFNVAVAGASGSGKSVFVNDVASSYASIGGRVWIIDIGRSYENLCESFNGDFIEFTPEKDIKLNPFTFVVDIKEEMELLQPLIAQMMSPKKDLDNLSYANLAPAIMRVWNEKGNQATITDLYELLKTGRIDADENTQPDQRIRDLATLLFNYTRDGAYGRYFEGDANIRFDNFFTVLELEELNSKKDLRAVILFIMMYRITYDMYLSPRDQRKLVILDEAWDLLGTVSGDQGVESSASAKFIDAGYRRARKYGGAFVTATQNITDYDLSPAAQSALKNSDWRCYLRQKAEALEVIKGKGIYADDPGFLRALQGLRTEEGVFSEVLVSGPGVKAVMRCYIDPYTLLQFSSKAEDFTALKSRKQRGMTLDEATEDVLRTRNTAWK; encoded by the coding sequence ATGACCGACGCGACGAATGAGGGCTATTCGTTCGAGCGCTTCGTTGATCGGTTTCGAGGTTGGACGGACCAGGTTAAAAGCCAGGCGCGCCCGACCAAGAAATCCAGTATCGACCCGGATGAATTCAGCGCGTCCCAACTCGCCAGCTGGTTGCCGTACTCATCGTGGAAAGAGGATGACGAGATTTTTATCAATGTCGATTCCATCGGCTTCGTGGTCGAGGTTTCGCCGCAAACCGGCGCGGACGGCGATATGGCTCAGATCCTCAGTGCTTTGTACGCGCACAATCCCGATGCGACCGGCGTGCAAGTGAGCCTCCTCGCCAGCCCGCGCATCAGTCACACGGCGCGTGCCTACGGGGCTCGCCGCATTGCCGACAAGCGCGACGAAGGCTACAGCAGCACCTATGGCCGACCGGAGCGCAATGTGAATCCCTACCGCGCCATGGTGCGCCGTCGCGTGGACTATCTGAAGAAGGCCGCGCGCGAGCCGTTAGCACCCACCGTGGGCAGCTTGGTTCGGGTCTACCGTTGCATCATCAGTTACGTGGTACCCGGCAACGTCGACAACCTGGCGCTCATCAAGGAACTCAAGATGATGCGCATCGGCATGCGCTCGACCTTGCGCGCCGCCGGCTTTCCCAGCCGTCAGTGGAATCCCGACGATCTGATCAACTGGAACGCGGACTTGCTTAACCCGCAGCGCATGTTCGAGGATGGCGTATGGATCGAATACGACGAATACAAGGATATTCGCGATCAGATCATTGACCGCGATACCCACACGTCGATCCGCCCGGACAAGATCGTGTTTTGGAAAGAAAGCCTTGCCGAGCATGTCGCGCTGCGCAATTACTCCGTCAAGACCTACCCGAGGGTGTTCGCACTGTGGCAGATGTCGGGCCTGATCGGCGACCTGTTTCAGGGCGCATTGCAATACGGCTGTCCGTTCATGATCACGATGGGGGTTTACTTCAAGAATCGCGACGCGGTGACCAATGAAGCGCAATTGCGGCAAGCGCGCGCCACGCAAAACGCCGAGTCCAAGATGGCGAAATACATGCCGCAGATGCAGCAGCAAAAGCAGGATTGGGATCTCGCGTTGAAAGCCATCGACCGGGGCGAAACGCTGGTCGATATGTACCACAGCCTGGCGCTGTTTGCGACCAACGACACCCTGCAGCGCGAGGAACAGGTGGCGCGCTCGATTTGGGCATCCAAGGGCTTTGATATCAATTTGACGGAACGGGTGCAGCTCCCGGGCCTGCTATCGCATGTCCCCATGGCGCTGTCCACGGATTTCTACAAGGACCTGGAGTCGTTCAAGCTCACCAGCACCAAGTTGTCATCCAACGCGGTGCACCTGGCCCCGCTGATGGGCGAATGGAGTGGGACTGAGACGCCGACCATGATTCTCGCCGGACGGCGCGGCCAGATCACGACCTTCGATTTCTTCGACAACAAGGCCGGTAACTTCAACGTCGCCGTTGCCGGCGCGTCCGGTTCCGGGAAGTCGGTGTTCGTTAACGATGTGGCCTCCAGTTACGCGTCCATCGGCGGGCGCGTGTGGATTATCGACATCGGCCGTTCCTACGAAAACTTGTGCGAATCGTTCAACGGCGATTTCATCGAGTTCACGCCGGAGAAGGACATCAAACTCAATCCGTTCACCTTCGTGGTCGATATCAAGGAGGAAATGGAACTGCTGCAGCCGCTTATCGCCCAGATGATGAGCCCGAAAAAAGACCTCGATAACCTGAGCTATGCGAATCTTGCGCCGGCCATCATGCGAGTGTGGAACGAGAAGGGCAACCAAGCCACCATCACCGATCTGTACGAGCTGCTCAAGACCGGGCGCATCGACGCCGACGAGAACACACAGCCGGACCAGCGTATCCGCGACCTTGCCACACTGCTTTTCAACTACACGCGCGACGGCGCCTACGGCCGCTACTTCGAAGGTGACGCCAATATCCGCTTCGACAACTTTTTCACCGTCCTCGAGCTGGAAGAACTTAACTCCAAGAAAGACCTGCGCGCGGTGATCCTGTTCATCATGATGTACCGGATTACCTACGACATGTATTTGAGCCCGCGCGACCAGCGGAAGCTCGTCATTCTCGATGAAGCATGGGACTTGCTGGGCACGGTATCCGGCGACCAGGGTGTGGAATCTTCCGCGTCCGCCAAGTTCATCGACGCCGGCTACCGCCGGGCGCGTAAATACGGCGGCGCTTTCGTGACGGCGACACAGAACATCACCGACTACGACTTGTCGCCTGCCGCGCAATCGGCACTCAAAAACAGCGATTGGCGCTGCTATCTGCGACAAAAAGCAGAAGCCCTCGAAGTCATCAAAGGCAAAGGCATTTACGCCGATGATCCGGGCTTCCTGCGTGCCCTGCAAGGTCTGCGCACGGAGGAGGGCGTGTTCTCCGAAGTGCTCGTCAGCGGCCCCGGCGTAAAAGCGGTGATGCGCTGCTACATCGACCCCTACACGCTGCTGCAATTCAGTTCCAAGGCCGAAGACTTCACCGCACTCAAGAGCCGCAAGCAGCGCGGCATGACGCTAGACGAAGCGACCGAGGATGTGCTGCGGACACGGAACACGGCATGGAAATGA
- a CDS encoding type-F conjugative transfer system secretin TraK, whose protein sequence is MIRVFPYTLAALALIASGHTLAAQYVDAVDGKAVPVNLSQREMTLIKVDGGRINKLRHNPTELFVEADQDKGEVFVKPLGTGSRPINFFVVTDNASFPMLAVPVDIPSDSIIIREKASAQRAVAARPVKSSAYVRSIKNLLIAATADTPPPEYEVREVARNVPLWAETRFTLRRQLMGAGLVADHYVMTNLTNRQMVLEEQEFYKEGVVAASVEQLTLAPFEATNVFIVRERGRNE, encoded by the coding sequence ATGATTCGTGTTTTTCCTTACACCCTGGCCGCACTCGCGCTTATTGCAAGCGGCCACACCTTGGCCGCGCAGTATGTAGACGCCGTGGACGGCAAAGCCGTCCCGGTCAATTTATCGCAGCGGGAAATGACGCTCATCAAAGTCGACGGGGGCCGCATCAACAAGCTACGCCATAACCCCACTGAACTTTTTGTTGAAGCGGACCAGGATAAAGGCGAGGTGTTCGTCAAGCCCCTGGGCACCGGATCGAGGCCCATCAACTTCTTTGTGGTGACCGATAACGCGTCCTTTCCGATGTTAGCTGTTCCGGTCGATATTCCCTCGGACAGCATCATCATTCGGGAAAAGGCGAGCGCGCAACGCGCCGTCGCTGCGCGCCCCGTGAAAAGCAGCGCTTACGTGAGGTCGATCAAGAATCTGTTGATCGCCGCCACGGCGGATACCCCGCCGCCGGAGTATGAGGTTCGCGAGGTCGCGCGCAACGTTCCGCTGTGGGCGGAAACCCGCTTCACGTTGCGCCGGCAATTGATGGGCGCAGGCCTGGTTGCCGATCACTACGTCATGACGAACCTCACGAATCGGCAAATGGTTCTCGAAGAACAGGAGTTCTACAAGGAGGGAGTGGTCGCCGCTTCGGTCGAGCAGCTCACTCTCGCGCCCTTTGAGGCCACCAACGTCTTCATCGTGCGCGAGAGGGGCCGCAATGAGTGA
- the traV gene encoding type IV conjugative transfer system lipoprotein TraV: protein MRLVIFSAVLVSALSGCASIGTGLDSDAKFKCQAPEGVPCMSASGAYMNSLSGNLPGLVSQTSAEAGTKPAASPEAVAASMQDAGIKRRTIANTGTALRSAPRVLRLWIAPWEDSDGDLHDQMYVYLTVDPGRWVIEHNRRNIRPEFAPATLKNAPLSEVAPQPASQQSSANAPTFPAVVTEGKQ, encoded by the coding sequence ATGAGACTCGTCATTTTTTCTGCTGTCCTTGTATCCGCGCTTTCCGGTTGTGCGTCGATCGGCACAGGGCTCGATTCCGACGCCAAGTTTAAGTGCCAGGCGCCCGAGGGCGTGCCTTGCATGTCGGCTTCAGGCGCTTACATGAATTCGCTTTCCGGGAATCTACCCGGATTGGTTTCACAAACATCCGCTGAGGCGGGAACAAAGCCGGCGGCTTCGCCGGAAGCGGTTGCCGCGTCTATGCAAGACGCGGGCATCAAGCGCCGGACGATTGCGAACACGGGTACCGCGCTGCGTTCCGCACCGCGCGTCTTGCGCTTGTGGATTGCGCCGTGGGAAGACTCCGACGGCGACTTGCACGACCAAATGTACGTCTACCTCACCGTTGATCCCGGTCGCTGGGTGATCGAACACAATCGGCGCAACATCCGCCCCGAGTTCGCGCCCGCCACGTTGAAAAACGCTCCCCTGTCGGAAGTCGCTCCGCAGCCGGCGTCGCAGCAGAGCAGCGCCAATGCGCCGACATTCCCGGCCGTCGTGACCGAGGGCAAACAATGA
- the traW gene encoding type-F conjugative transfer system protein TraW, whose protein sequence is MSSTSVFRVVLAMAATVAIAANAEHLGTLGPTYPIAEEDLLAVIHKTLKEKEAAGEFEKEKRAAQERVKQQIENPKPLPGFTAAIAARTFYFDPTFTVPANVYDDKNNVLIAAGTQINPLDTRAMTKTLLFFDARDPAQAAYAKRVIDEKGERVTPILVAGSYMKLMREWKVPIYFDQNGAITSKLGVTRVPTVVNQEGKRLRIDEVLL, encoded by the coding sequence ATGTCATCTACTAGCGTCTTTCGCGTGGTGCTCGCGATGGCGGCTACGGTCGCAATCGCGGCCAATGCCGAGCACTTGGGCACGCTGGGTCCCACGTATCCCATCGCGGAGGAAGATCTGCTTGCCGTCATCCATAAAACGTTGAAGGAGAAAGAAGCGGCGGGCGAGTTCGAGAAAGAAAAGCGCGCCGCCCAGGAGCGCGTCAAGCAGCAGATCGAAAATCCGAAACCGTTGCCGGGCTTCACCGCGGCTATTGCCGCGCGCACCTTTTATTTCGATCCGACGTTCACGGTTCCGGCGAACGTCTATGACGACAAGAACAACGTCTTGATCGCGGCCGGCACGCAAATCAATCCGCTCGACACCCGCGCCATGACCAAGACACTACTTTTCTTTGACGCACGCGACCCGGCGCAGGCCGCCTATGCGAAACGCGTGATCGATGAAAAAGGCGAGCGCGTCACACCCATTCTGGTCGCCGGCTCCTACATGAAACTGATGCGCGAATGGAAAGTGCCGATCTATTTCGATCAGAACGGCGCAATCACGTCGAAACTCGGTGTCACGCGTGTTCCCACTGTCGTGAACCAGGAAGGCAAGCGCCTGCGCATCGATGAGGTGTTGCTATGA